One genomic window of Deinococcus peraridilitoris DSM 19664 includes the following:
- a CDS encoding flavin-containing monooxygenase — protein MSDLLDVLVIGAGQAGLAAGYFLRHTNLRFQLVDAAPEIGHVWQTRYDSLRLFTPAKRNALPGLPFPGDPEHYPGKDDVAGYLRAYARTFALPVQLATRVTRLHARDGTFTAVTDRGALRARQVVIAVGAFGVPFIPPFARHLDPGVLQLHSSAYRHPAQLPAGRVLVVGCGNSGAQIAEELTRTHQVTVALGRRQPRLPQRLLGRDIFDWSDRVRLFDRSVDTPLGAFLRGHDPLIGTNLTARKLKVRPRVTGAVGRVVHFEDGTVASFGAVVWATGYRGGYAWLDLPVLNDRGEPLHARGVTSVPGVYFLGLSWQHTRSSALLGGVGRDAEYLAERIFEEHHRRSARDG, from the coding sequence ATGAGCGATCTCCTGGATGTGCTCGTCATCGGCGCTGGGCAGGCCGGTCTCGCCGCCGGGTATTTCCTGCGTCACACGAACCTGCGCTTCCAACTGGTGGACGCCGCGCCGGAAATCGGTCACGTGTGGCAGACGCGCTACGATTCCCTGCGGCTCTTCACTCCCGCCAAACGCAATGCTCTGCCCGGCCTGCCCTTTCCGGGTGACCCCGAACACTACCCCGGCAAGGATGACGTCGCCGGGTACTTGCGCGCGTACGCGCGGACCTTCGCGTTGCCCGTGCAGCTTGCCACCCGCGTGACGCGACTGCACGCGCGTGACGGCACGTTCACCGCGGTGACCGACCGTGGGGCGCTGCGTGCCCGCCAGGTGGTGATCGCGGTGGGGGCGTTCGGCGTGCCGTTCATTCCACCGTTCGCGCGTCACCTCGACCCGGGCGTACTTCAGCTGCACTCCAGCGCGTACCGCCATCCCGCGCAGCTGCCTGCTGGGCGGGTGCTGGTAGTTGGCTGTGGGAACAGCGGCGCGCAGATCGCCGAGGAGCTGACGCGTACGCACCAGGTGACCGTTGCGCTCGGGCGCAGGCAGCCGCGCTTGCCGCAGCGTCTGCTGGGCCGTGACATTTTCGACTGGAGTGACCGGGTGAGGTTGTTCGACCGTTCCGTGGACACCCCACTGGGCGCGTTCCTGCGCGGGCATGACCCGCTGATCGGCACCAACCTGACGGCCCGGAAACTGAAGGTCAGACCACGCGTGACCGGCGCGGTCGGGCGCGTGGTGCACTTCGAGGACGGGACCGTAGCGTCCTTTGGCGCGGTCGTGTGGGCCACCGGCTACCGCGGGGGGTACGCATGGCTGGACCTGCCCGTCCTCAACGATCGGGGCGAGCCGCTGCACGCGCGGGGCGTGACGAGCGTGCCCGGCGTGTACTTCCTGGGATTGTCCTGGCAGCACACCCGCTCGTCGGCGCTGCTCGGCGGGGTAGGGCGCGACGCCGAGTACCTCGCTGAGCGGATTTTCGAAGAGCACCACCGCCGGTCCGCGCGCGACGGGTGA
- a CDS encoding ArsR/SmtB family transcription factor: MSDHRPFKRDLYEQFAQVGKALASPARLELLDLLAQSERTVEELAREAGLSVANASQHLQVLRQARLVDVRREGTFAHYRLAGREAFQVWQSLRNFGDARVAEIRQVVRTYLSQRDTLEAVTIDELRERLDDVVILDVRPETEFQAGHIPGARSVPVEQLEDVLPELPREGVIVAYCRGPYCVYSDEAVNLLRQRGFDARRLDVGLPDWRAAGLPVEVN; this comes from the coding sequence GTGAGCGATCACCGTCCTTTCAAGCGGGACCTGTACGAGCAATTTGCCCAGGTCGGCAAGGCCCTCGCCAGCCCCGCGCGCCTCGAACTGCTCGACCTGCTCGCCCAGAGTGAACGCACCGTGGAGGAACTCGCGCGTGAAGCGGGCCTCAGCGTCGCAAACGCCAGCCAGCACTTGCAAGTACTCCGTCAGGCGCGCCTCGTCGACGTCCGCCGTGAAGGCACCTTCGCGCATTACCGCCTTGCCGGCCGGGAAGCCTTCCAGGTATGGCAGTCCCTGCGGAACTTCGGGGACGCCCGAGTCGCGGAGATCCGGCAGGTCGTCCGGACGTACTTGAGCCAGCGCGACACGCTCGAAGCGGTCACCATCGACGAACTGCGTGAGCGTCTCGACGACGTCGTGATCCTGGATGTCCGACCGGAAACGGAGTTCCAGGCGGGTCACATTCCAGGGGCGCGTTCCGTGCCCGTCGAGCAGCTTGAGGATGTCCTGCCGGAACTCCCTCGTGAAGGCGTCATCGTGGCGTATTGCCGCGGTCCGTACTGCGTGTACTCGGACGAGGCCGTGAATCTGCTCCGGCAGCGGGGGTTCGACGCGCGGAGGCTCGACGTCGGCCTGCCGGACTGGCGGGCGGCGGGACTTCCCGTCGAAGTAAACTGA
- a CDS encoding MFS transporter has translation MRTTSAVPLRLGLSANARQFWLLVAVNAFVGAMIGLERTVPPLIAEQEFNLTSSSLILSFVAAFGLVKAITNLFAGRLGDKYGRRPVLLAGWLLALPVPLMIMLAPSWSWIIAANLLLGASQGLTWSTTVIMKIDLVGPQGRGFAMGLNEAAGYLAVAASAYLTSVIAANYGLRPEPFYLGVAFAAAGLALTALFVRETLPYTRLEAAHYRVANAPAGATPSLLTLLREGVWRNRALASANQAGLVNNLNDGVAWGLLPVYFAAQGVPLVQVGLIAATYPAVWGFAQLLTGALSDSWGRKGLIVTGMLVQGVALLGIALLNGFVPWMLSAALLGVGTAMVYPTLLAAVADASYPTWRGTAVGAYRLWRDGGLAVGAILGGLLADALSIPAAVLIVAVLTAASGLLVAVRMPETLPRPVPSEVS, from the coding sequence ATGCGCACCACGAGCGCAGTCCCCCTGCGGCTCGGCCTCAGTGCGAACGCCCGGCAGTTCTGGCTGCTCGTCGCCGTGAATGCCTTCGTCGGAGCGATGATCGGCCTGGAGCGCACCGTTCCACCCCTCATCGCCGAACAGGAATTCAACCTCACTTCCAGCAGCCTGATCCTGTCGTTCGTTGCCGCGTTCGGCCTCGTCAAGGCCATCACAAACCTCTTCGCCGGGCGCCTCGGGGACAAGTACGGACGCCGGCCCGTTCTGCTCGCCGGTTGGCTGCTCGCCCTGCCCGTCCCCCTGATGATCATGCTCGCCCCCTCCTGGTCGTGGATCATCGCGGCAAACCTCTTGCTCGGCGCCAGCCAGGGCCTTACCTGGAGCACCACCGTCATCATGAAAATCGACCTGGTCGGACCGCAAGGCCGAGGCTTCGCGATGGGCCTCAACGAAGCCGCCGGGTACCTAGCCGTCGCCGCGTCCGCGTACCTGACCAGCGTCATCGCCGCGAATTACGGCCTGCGACCCGAGCCGTTTTACCTCGGCGTGGCGTTCGCCGCCGCCGGACTCGCCCTCACCGCCTTGTTCGTTCGGGAAACCCTGCCGTACACTCGTCTTGAGGCCGCCCACTACCGCGTTGCAAATGCACCCGCCGGGGCTACACCTTCACTGCTGACGCTCCTCAGGGAAGGCGTCTGGAGGAACCGCGCGCTTGCCAGTGCCAATCAGGCCGGCCTGGTGAACAACCTGAACGACGGCGTCGCCTGGGGCCTGCTGCCGGTGTACTTCGCCGCGCAGGGCGTGCCGCTCGTACAGGTCGGCCTCATCGCTGCCACGTACCCGGCCGTGTGGGGCTTCGCCCAGTTGCTCACCGGCGCCCTCAGCGACTCGTGGGGACGCAAGGGCCTCATCGTCACCGGGATGCTCGTGCAGGGTGTCGCTTTGCTCGGGATCGCCCTGCTGAACGGCTTCGTGCCCTGGATGCTGTCCGCCGCCCTCCTCGGTGTGGGCACTGCCATGGTGTACCCGACCCTGCTCGCCGCCGTGGCTGACGCCTCGTACCCCACCTGGCGCGGCACGGCTGTTGGCGCGTACCGCCTGTGGCGAGACGGAGGGCTCGCGGTTGGAGCGATCCTCGGCGGACTGCTCGCCGACGCCCTCAGCATTCCTGCCGCCGTGCTGATCGTCGCTGTGCTGACCGCCGCTTCAGGGTTGCTGGTTGCCGTCCGCATGCCCGAGACCCTTCCGCGTCCAGTACCATCGGAGGTGTCGTGA
- a CDS encoding MBL fold metallo-hydrolase translates to MFLRTYPHHDPIGISYLFGCVGKGQAAVIDPIHPPQHYLQQAAGLGVTIKYVIDTHLHADHRSTARDLAAACGAQYVLHQSATTSFTFHAVRDGSILELGNVTVQTWHTPGHTPEHLTLLVTDYTRAPEPWLAFTGHTLMVGDLGRTELASDPESGARALYHSAQRLKTLPDYVQIYPGAFSGSVCGRKLSGNPISTIGFERRHNQALSIDNEDAFVRLMLQDIPPRPANFERVRAHYSGLTVVS, encoded by the coding sequence ATGTTCCTCCGCACCTACCCCCACCACGACCCCATCGGCATCTCCTACCTCTTCGGCTGCGTCGGCAAAGGACAAGCCGCCGTCATCGACCCCATCCACCCACCCCAGCACTACCTTCAGCAAGCCGCTGGACTCGGCGTGACCATCAAGTACGTGATCGACACCCACCTCCACGCCGACCACCGCAGCACCGCCCGCGACCTCGCCGCCGCGTGCGGCGCCCAGTACGTCCTGCACCAAAGCGCCACCACGAGCTTCACCTTCCATGCCGTTCGGGACGGCAGCATCCTTGAGCTCGGCAACGTCACCGTGCAAACCTGGCACACCCCCGGCCACACACCCGAGCACCTCACCCTGCTCGTCACCGACTACACCCGCGCCCCCGAACCCTGGCTGGCCTTCACCGGGCACACCCTGATGGTCGGCGATCTCGGCCGTACCGAACTCGCCAGCGATCCCGAAAGCGGTGCCCGCGCCCTCTACCACAGCGCTCAGCGACTCAAGACCCTGCCGGACTACGTGCAGATTTATCCGGGTGCGTTCAGCGGCAGCGTCTGCGGCCGCAAACTCAGCGGGAATCCCATCAGCACCATCGGCTTCGAGCGACGACACAACCAGGCGCTCAGCATCGACAACGAGGACGCCTTCGTCCGCCTGATGCTGCAAGACATCCCACCGCGTCCCGCGAACTTCGAACGCGTCCGCGCGCACTACAGCGGTCTCACAGTGGTCTCTTGA
- a CDS encoding response regulator transcription factor, whose translation MTRVLVVDDEPSVRKIATAYLEREGFAVRTAVDGEQALEEFASGRPSLIVLDLMLPKLDGYEVCRRVREKSNVPILMLTARGEEFERVLGLELGADDYVVKPFSPRELVARVKAILRRTAGEEEPASLQHADLRVDPVTRAVHVGDQRVDLSAIEFDLLYTLAQQPEKVFSRDELIRRVWGNDFPGVDRVVDVHMVSLRRKLGERGDAPRFIHTVRTIGYRFSIPEG comes from the coding sequence GTGACCCGTGTGCTGGTGGTGGATGACGAGCCGAGCGTCCGCAAGATCGCCACGGCGTACCTTGAACGCGAAGGCTTTGCCGTGCGGACCGCTGTGGACGGGGAGCAGGCGCTCGAGGAGTTTGCCTCGGGTCGCCCGTCGTTGATCGTACTGGACCTGATGCTGCCCAAGCTCGACGGCTACGAAGTGTGCCGGCGCGTGCGCGAGAAATCGAACGTACCGATCCTGATGCTCACCGCACGTGGCGAGGAGTTCGAGCGGGTACTGGGCCTCGAACTCGGCGCAGACGATTACGTGGTCAAGCCCTTCAGCCCGCGTGAGCTGGTCGCGCGCGTCAAGGCCATTCTGCGCCGCACGGCCGGCGAGGAGGAACCCGCGTCCCTCCAGCATGCCGACCTCCGCGTGGACCCGGTGACGCGTGCGGTGCACGTGGGCGACCAACGGGTGGACCTCAGCGCCATCGAGTTCGATCTGCTCTACACCCTCGCGCAGCAACCGGAGAAGGTCTTTTCGCGTGACGAGCTGATCCGCCGCGTCTGGGGGAATGACTTTCCGGGCGTGGACCGCGTGGTGGACGTCCACATGGTAAGTCTGCGGCGCAAGCTGGGCGAGCGGGGAGACGCGCCCCGCTTCATTCACACGGTCCGCACCATCGGCTACCGTTTCTCCATCCCGGAAGGATGA
- a CDS encoding sensor histidine kinase, with the protein MNRPQREVRTRLSGLSLRLKLLLSYLAVIALAAAMLILIAQLTAPLFYRQHIDEMVQTFGIQNIPEMRRQLTAGFNGAFGSALVVASLVTLLLAFLVSFFVSRRIIEPVRRVSQASTRIAAGHYGERLPEGDHDELGELTRGFNQMAAALEATEARRRELIGTVAHELRTPLAGMRGYTEGLLDGVFEIQEAGPDIIREIRRLERLVDDLSLVTRAEDRAIPIHVQSVSLNEVARATVAQLARSFERKSLTLSVHAPEEVLVLADPDRFTQVLVNLLSNALRHTVSGGVTVRIETRGPWGVLEVTDTGEGITESDLPHVFERFYRSDKSRARDAEESLGAGVGLTISRHLLEAMNGEIHVRSERNTGTTFTVHLPLQRTA; encoded by the coding sequence ATGAACAGACCGCAGCGCGAGGTGAGGACGCGGCTTTCAGGCCTGAGTTTGCGTCTGAAACTGCTGCTGTCGTACCTGGCGGTGATCGCGCTCGCCGCGGCGATGCTGATCCTGATCGCGCAGCTGACCGCGCCGCTCTTCTACCGGCAGCACATCGACGAGATGGTGCAGACCTTCGGCATCCAGAACATCCCGGAGATGCGCCGGCAACTCACCGCAGGCTTCAACGGCGCGTTCGGCAGCGCGCTGGTCGTCGCGAGTCTGGTGACGCTGCTGCTGGCCTTCCTGGTGAGTTTTTTCGTGAGCCGCCGCATCATCGAACCGGTGCGGCGCGTGAGCCAGGCGAGCACCCGCATTGCCGCGGGGCACTACGGAGAGCGCCTTCCGGAAGGGGACCACGACGAGCTTGGGGAACTCACCCGTGGTTTCAACCAGATGGCCGCGGCGCTCGAAGCGACCGAGGCCCGCCGGCGGGAACTGATCGGCACGGTCGCACACGAACTGCGCACGCCCCTGGCAGGCATGCGTGGATACACCGAAGGCCTGCTCGACGGCGTGTTCGAAATTCAGGAGGCCGGGCCGGACATCATCCGTGAAATCCGGAGGCTGGAGCGGCTGGTGGACGACCTGTCGCTGGTCACCCGCGCGGAGGACCGCGCCATTCCCATTCACGTGCAGTCGGTCAGCCTGAATGAGGTGGCGCGCGCGACGGTCGCGCAGCTGGCGCGGTCCTTCGAGCGCAAGAGCCTCACGCTGAGCGTGCACGCGCCCGAGGAGGTGCTGGTGCTGGCCGACCCGGACCGGTTCACACAGGTGCTGGTGAATCTGCTGTCGAACGCGCTGCGGCACACCGTGAGTGGGGGTGTGACAGTCAGGATCGAGACGCGCGGGCCCTGGGGAGTGCTGGAGGTCACCGACACCGGAGAGGGTATTACCGAGTCCGACCTGCCGCACGTGTTCGAGCGGTTTTACCGTTCGGACAAGTCGCGTGCGCGGGATGCTGAGGAATCGCTGGGTGCGGGTGTGGGCCTCACCATCAGCCGGCACCTGCTGGAAGCGATGAACGGTGAGATTCACGTGCGCAGCGAGCGGAATACCGGAACGACTTTTACGGTGCACCTTCCCCTCCAGCGGACCGCGTGA